The genomic window CGGACGGCCTCGAGGTGGTGTCGCCCTCCTGCGGCCGCCTGAGGGCCGAGCGCGTGGCTCTGGACCTCGGCCACGATCTCGCCCTCCTGCGGGCGCCGCGCCGCGCCGAACCCTATCCCTGGCTGCCCATCGCCGGCCGCGTGCCCGCGCCGGCCAGCCAGGTGTTCCTGTTCGGCGACCCCGTGTTCCGCCACAGGCTGCTGATCGCCGGGGCCGTGGCGCTCGCCGAGCCCACCTATTCGTACAACCCCGGCGTCGGCGGCTACATTCGCGTCTACTACGTGGCCGGCACATCGCCCGAGGGCACCTCGGGTGGCTGCTGGGTGGACCCGGCCGGGCGGGTCGTGGGCCTCCAGAGCGGGTTCCTCAACAGCCCCAAGGCCCCGGCAGGGATCGCCATGGTGGCGCCGCCCGACGCGATTGGGCATCTCCTGGCCACCCGAGCCTCGCGCGAGGCGGCCACGTTGGGCACCCGGCTGGACGAGTTGTGGACGCAGCCCACGGGCTTCATCGCCCGCTTCCCCAAGGGCACGGAGGGCGTCCTCACCGTCCTGCCCGACAAGGATGGTCCCGTGGCCAAGGCCGGGCTCACCAAAGAGTCGCTCATCACCGCCATAGACGGCAAGCCTGTGGCCTACCTGGACGATGTCATGGCAGCCGTCCGCGCGAAGAGGCCCGGCGACACGGTCACGCTCGAGGTGCTGGACCCGGGAGACAAGCCGCCGCGGATCGTCCCCGTCGTCCTGGCGAGGCTGGGGGGGCCGTCCTGAGACCCGGCCGGCCGTCCTGCGGCCGGGAGCCTGCCCGCCGTCCCGCTCCGGCCGGCCCCGCGCTCAGGGGGGCGGGCTCGCGTGGATCAACCCCTCTCGATGCGCCACGGCATAGGTGCACACCAGGTCGCCGGTCACGTTGTTCATCGTCTCGAACATGTCGAGGATGGGGTTGATGCCGAGGGCCAGCGCCACCACGACCGCCACCTGCTCGCCGCTCAGGCCCATCGTCTGAAGGATGACGTAGAGCAGCATCAGGCTGCCGCCCGGAACGCCGCCCGCTCCGATGGAAGAAAGGACCGTGGTGAGGACCAGGAGCACCAGGCTCCCCAGGGTGAGCGGGATGCCGAACAGGTT from Planctomycetota bacterium includes these protein-coding regions:
- a CDS encoding S1C family serine protease; this translates as MQRSRVAMAILGCLTLGGCAPRPAFEGQALYETVRSASVFVLLDGRHQGSGFFATPDGLIVTSAHMVKGKADGLEVVSPSCGRLRAERVALDLGHDLALLRAPRRAEPYPWLPIAGRVPAPASQVFLFGDPVFRHRLLIAGAVALAEPTYSYNPGVGGYIRVYYVAGTSPEGTSGGCWVDPAGRVVGLQSGFLNSPKAPAGIAMVAPPDAIGHLLATRASREAATLGTRLDELWTQPTGFIARFPKGTEGVLTVLPDKDGPVAKAGLTKESLITAIDGKPVAYLDDVMAAVRAKRPGDTVTLEVLDPGDKPPRIVPVVLARLGGPS